The following proteins come from a genomic window of Urocitellus parryii isolate mUroPar1 unplaced genomic scaffold, mUroPar1.hap1 Scaffold_37, whole genome shotgun sequence:
- the LOC144252094 gene encoding uncharacterized protein LOC144252094: MSETSSNRGSEEKNECRNQNGEKPYKCKVCAKAFGKKSHLICHSRTHTGEKPHKCTECGKDFHQISELICHSRTHTGENPYKCKDCGKAFGRKSHLTYHSKSHTGEKPYKCKECGKAFGKNSGLICHSRSHTGEKPYKCKDCGKAFGQKSHLICHRRTHTGEKPYKCTECGKAFGQISSLICHSKTHTGEKPYKCKDCGKAFCQKPHLICHRRTHTGEKPYKCKDCGKAFGRKSDLIYHSRSHTGEKPYKCKDCGKAFGLKSDLIYHSRSHTGEKPYKCKECGKAFGQKSHLICHRRTHTGEKPYKCTECGKAFGQISSLICHSRTHTGEKPYKCKECGKAFGQKSDLIYHSRFHTGEKPYKCKDCGKAFSRKSHLINHSRSHTGEKPYKCKDFGKGFGQNSGLICHSRTHTGEKPYKCKECGKAFGQKSHLICHRGTHTGKKPYKCTECGKAFGQKSSLIHHSKTHTGEKPYKCKECGKSFGQKIDLIHHNRTHCREVLQI, translated from the coding sequence cagaaaccaaaatggagaaaaaccctacaaatgtaaagtatgtGCCAAAGCTTTCGgtaaaaaatcacaccttatttgccacagtagaactcacactggagagaaaccccacaaatgtacagaatgtggcaaagatttccATCAGATATCAGAGCTTATTTGCCACAGCAggactcacactggagagaatccttacaaatgtaaagattgtggcaaagcttttggtcgaaaatcaCACCTAACTTACCACAGCAaatctcacactggagagaagccctacaaatgtaaagaatgtggcaaagcttttggtaaaaACTCAggccttatttgccacagcagatctcacactggagagaagccctacaaatgtaaagactgtggcaaagcttttggtcaaaaatcacaccttatttgccacagaagaactcacactggagagaagccctacaaatgtacagaatgtggcaaagcttttggtcaaataTCAagccttatttgccacagcaaaactcacactggagagaagccctacaaatgtaaagattgtggcaaagctttttgtCAAAAaccacaccttatttgccacagaagaactcacactggagagaagccctacaaatgtaaagattgtggcaaagcttttggtcgaaaatcagACCTAATTTACCACAGCagatctcacactggagagaagccctacaaatgtaaagactgtggcaaagcttttggtctaAAATCAGACCTAATTTACCACAGCagatctcacactggagagaagccctacaaatgtaaagagtgtggcaaagcttttggtcaaaaatcacaccttatttgccacagaagaactcacactggagagaagccctacaaatgtacagaatgtggcaaagcttttggtcaaataTCAAGccttatttgccacagtagaactcacactggagagaagccctacaaatgtaaagaatgtggcaaagcttttggtcaaaaatcagaccTAATTTACCACAGCAGatttcacactggagagaagccctacaaatgtaaagattgtggcaaagcttttagtcgAAAATCACACCTAATTAACCACAGCagatctcacactggagagaagccctacaaatgtaaagacttTGGCAAAGGTTTTGGTCAAAACTCAggccttatttgccacagcagaactcacactggagagaagccctacaaatgtaaagagtgtggcaaagcttttggtcaaaaatcacaccttatttgccacagaggAACTCACACTGGAaaaaagccctacaaatgtacagaatgtggcaaagcttttggtcaaaaatcaagccttattcaccacagcaaaactcacactggagagaagccctacaaatgtaaagaatgtggcaaatcTTTTGGTCAAAAAATAGACCTTATTCATCACAACAGAACTCACTGCAGAGAAGtcctacaaatataa